A genome region from Perca fluviatilis chromosome 20, GENO_Pfluv_1.0, whole genome shotgun sequence includes the following:
- the LOC120548699 gene encoding cytochrome c oxidase assembly factor 8 isoform X2: MASKAAAATAGCLTWRLFSPFTLHAPPCSLSALTIRQCSSKLATQPDKTPKRSAFRPAASSTHDWIGPPNPLSNLRPIVYHVPGNESELEKRLRHLRQETEDWNHDFWTKQNISYSKEKDAFIFSSLKAKGLSVRDEQGEDLTPRALNSEEMAVFYKSFLETNRLHHADYNKEWYRRNFTITLLMARVALKNMWKTVTERHSSKKNSSPTTDNK, from the exons ATGGCGTCCAAAGCAGCGGCAGCAACAGCGGGCTGTTTAACATGGAGGTTGTTCAGTCCTTTTACCCTCCACGCTCCTCCATGCAGTTTATCAGCACTGACTATTCGGCAGTGCAGCTCCAAACTGGCAACCCAACCGGATAAAACACCAAAG AGATCTGCCTTCAGACCAGCAGCCAGCTCCACGCACGACTGGATCGGTCCACCCAACCCTCTTTCCAACCTGCGGCCAATCGTGTACCACGTCCCTGGGAACGAATCGGAGCTTGAGAAACGTCTGAGACACCTGAGGCAGGAGACAGAAGACTGGAACCACGACTTCTGGACCAAGCAGAACATCAGCTACAGCAAG GAAAAAGATGCGTTCATCTTTTCATCACTGAAAGCAAAAGGCTTGAGTGTGCGTGATGAGCAAGGTGAGGATCT GACGCCCCGGGCCCTGAACAGTGAAGAAATGGCGGTGTTTTACAAGAGCTTCCTGGAAACCAACAGACTACACCACGCAGATTATAACAA GGAATGGTACCGACGTAACTTCACGATCACCTTGCTCATGGCCCGAGTTGCCCTAAAGAACATGTGGAAGACTGTTACTGAAAGACACAGCAGCAAGAAAAACAGCTCTCCTACCACTgataataaataa
- the LOC120548699 gene encoding cytochrome c oxidase assembly factor 8 isoform X1 yields the protein MASKAAAATAGCLTWRLFSPFTLHAPPCSLSALTIRQCSSKLATQPDKTPKRSAFRPAASSTHDWIGPPNPLSNLRPIVYHVPGNESELEKRLRHLRQETEDWNHDFWTKQNISYSKEKDAFIFSSLKAKGLSVRDEQGRPGP from the exons ATGGCGTCCAAAGCAGCGGCAGCAACAGCGGGCTGTTTAACATGGAGGTTGTTCAGTCCTTTTACCCTCCACGCTCCTCCATGCAGTTTATCAGCACTGACTATTCGGCAGTGCAGCTCCAAACTGGCAACCCAACCGGATAAAACACCAAAG AGATCTGCCTTCAGACCAGCAGCCAGCTCCACGCACGACTGGATCGGTCCACCCAACCCTCTTTCCAACCTGCGGCCAATCGTGTACCACGTCCCTGGGAACGAATCGGAGCTTGAGAAACGTCTGAGACACCTGAGGCAGGAGACAGAAGACTGGAACCACGACTTCTGGACCAAGCAGAACATCAGCTACAGCAAG GAAAAAGATGCGTTCATCTTTTCATCACTGAAAGCAAAAGGCTTGAGTGTGCGTGATGAGCAAG GACGCCCCGGGCCCTGA